The Bdellovibrio bacteriovorus DNA segment CAATAGGTTTCTTTATAAGTGGCACAGGAATTGGAATCTTGGACCCTTCGGAGTTACTCATGAAAAAATTGATTTTGTCTGTTTTGGTAGCGGTTCTTTCCTTTCAAAATATCGCCTGGGCACAGAATGCGGATTCTGCCTGTGACACTCGCACGCTAGCGATAAAGGCGAAAATATATCGTCAGCAGGCTAAAGACCTTCGCACTCTTTCAGAAGACTTTAAAGACATGCACTTAAGTGCTACTCGCGATAACGAGCGTTCGATGGCCATTCTGGGAGTCAGTGCGGGACTTCTTTTTATCGCCGAGTTTATGCTCGTTTCTGAAGGAGCTGCCGTTGTGACATCCACGCGCGGAGTGATTGGAAAGCTCGCTTACAAACGGGCCGCTGCTTCAGAAATTATCGCGGAAAGAGCCGGCTCGATGGTGACCAGTGAGTTCTTATCCGTATTTCCTGTGATGGCAAGCACTGTAGTGACTTCGCCTCATCTGGCGAGCTTAGGGGCTAGCATGGTGATCTCATCTCAAGTTCCTGAGTTATCTGAAGATCAAAGTATTCGTCAAAAGCAGATTTTAGATTATACAGAGAAGCTTTTGCTTTCAGCGATGAACGACCGAAGAGAACAGCAGGCGCAAATTCTGAGTGATGCCCCTCATTCTTTTTTGGATGGACTAAGCCTGGGCGCCTTAGATCGTAAGTGGACTTATCGCATGTATGAGAACTCTGTTGCCATGGCTGAGATCACAGAAAAACTAGCGCGACTTAAATCCGACGAACTTGTTCAGTGTTCATCAAAATAAAACGAGCGTGGGTTATTCCCACGCCGCTCTTGTGATATCAAACCCGTAGTCGTTGACGCTGCCATCAGATGAAAAAACGATTTTTACGTAATCTCCTTCGACGGGGAGAGAGTATTCTCCGTCATTTCTGCCAAAGATTTCAGTGACTTTAGTGCCCGCCCGATCAAAGAGTTCCACCTTATCGAGATCCACTTCGGTTTTAAATTTTGAAAAGAAGAGGGCGATGCGCTTCGCGCCCGGGATTGTAACTTCAAATTCTTGCCGGGTGTTGTTGGCGTAAGGGTGTGCGGTAGAAATACTTAATGTCTGTCTATTCCACGATCTAGGATCATCGGGATCTGGATTCATCACTGAATTTTGCAAAGCTGCGGGCGCATACACCAAGCCTCGGCGAATGCGGGCTCCGCCTAAAAGATTTTTGGTGGTGCTCATAATACGACTTCGGATTGATGTGTTTTTAAGTGCGGGATTTTTACTCCATAAAAGAACCGCGATCCCCGAGACGTGGGGTACGGCCATCGACGTACCTGAGAGGATCGTGTAGCCTCCGTACAGATCGGTTGAAAGAATGTTTTCTCCCGGAGCAGCCACGTCCACTGTGTAACGGCCAAAATTTGAAAAATCTGAGAGTCGACCTCGATTGTTCATCGAACCTACGGCAATCACATTTGGTACTGCGTAATTTGCGGGGTATTCTGGAGTCTCATCGTTGTCAGATGAATCATTTCCAGCTGAAGCGACGAAGACCCCGCCGGCTTCGTGAGTCATTTTGATAGCTTGTTTTAAATTCTCAGAATAACCTCCGCCACCCCAAGAATTTGAATAAATGCGCGCCCCCATTTTTCGGGCATAGTGGATGGCTTTAATGGCGCTATCTAGATAACCATTGCCATTTTCATTTAAAAATTTAACGGGGAGAATACGAACATGCCAGGCCGTTCCTGCGACACCTTGTCCATTAAAGGATTGGGCTCCTAGTGTTCCAGAAACATGTGTTCCATGCCCGTAGTCATCAGCCGGATCT contains these protein-coding regions:
- a CDS encoding S8 family serine peptidase; protein product: MKYILWLVLCWPTFSFAHEIESAPGEFVVKIKNNVTVQVSSLPSLAQSLGSAIKATIPEQNIVVLKRASFEKRDAALKILSQNDLVEIAEPNYKYTAHRTPNDPMFPQQWGFYNYGQSDADLTPGIRGMDIGALKAWDLTTGSKEIVVAVVDSGVDYYHPDLQGNLWINEAEQKGTAGVDDDGNGIIDDIFGANFVDSAKPTGDPADDYGHGTHVSGTLGAQSFNGQGVAGTAWHVRILPVKFLNENGNGYLDSAIKAIHYARKMGARIYSNSWGGGGYSENLKQAIKMTHEAGGVFVASAGNDSSDNDETPEYPANYAVPNVIAVGSMNNRGRLSDFSNFGRYTVDVAAPGENILSTDLYGGYTILSGTSMAVPHVSGIAVLLWSKNPALKNTSIRSRIMSTTKNLLGGARIRRGLVYAPAALQNSVMNPDPDDPRSWNRQTLSISTAHPYANNTRQEFEVTIPGAKRIALFFSKFKTEVDLDKVELFDRAGTKVTEIFGRNDGEYSLPVEGDYVKIVFSSDGSVNDYGFDITRAAWE